The region GAATATTCTGATGGAGTGCGGAGACCAGGCCGGTGTATTCAACAGCCAGCAGCTGGAAAAGGCGGATGAGGAAGCGCTGGAGGCTTTAAAGGAAGCGGGCGTAACAGTAAGTGAATTGACGCCGGAGGATTTCAAGGCAGCAGGCCAGGCATTTTATGAGGACCCGCAAATTAAGGCCATGTGGTCCGAGGGATTGATTGAAGAGATGAAGGCCATCATCGGCAGGCAGGATTAAGTGTACCGGGAAAGGGGTAAATATTTATGAAATCAGATAACAAGATTGGGAATCTGCTCCGCAACGCGGACGTGCTGGCAGCCTGTGGGGCCCTGATACTTCTGGTAGGAGTTACGTTCTTTGGGGTCATCATGCGCTATTGTCTGGGAGATCCATTTGTATGGCAGGAGGAAGTGCAGCTGGCTCTTATTATTTGGGTGGTATTTCTGGGAGGCAGGTATGCATTTGTATGCGGGAACCATGCGGCTATTGATGTGATTGTTGAAATGTTTCCGGAAACGCTTCAGAAATTACTGAGCGTGCTTATTGCGGCGGCGGCAGTCATCATCCTCTGCTATGTAGGCTATCAGGGAGTCCGGTATATCATGCAGATGGTCCGCTATGACCGTGTGACAAACATCCTTAAGATACCCTACAGCCTTATCTACGCGCCGCTGCCCATAGGATGTCTGACCATGGCGGTGCAGGTATGTCTGAATACATACAGGGATTTAACAGGAAAAGGGGAGGAAATGTAAATAATGGAGACAAGTATTATTTTAATATCGACTGTAGTGCTGCTGGTGCTGCTGTTCCTGAAGGTTCCGGTGTTCATCTCCATTCTTTCCGGTTCCATGGCATATTTTTTCCTGACAGGGGGTCCTTTCACAAAGATATTGGGCCAGAGAGTTCTGGCAGGCGTAGAGAGCATTCCGCTTCTGGCTATTCCGTTTTTTATCTGTGCAGGCGTGTTTATGAATTATTCCGGCGTAACCAAGCGTGTCATGGGCTTCTGCAATGTGATGACCGGGCGTATGACCGGAGGACTGGCCCAGGTAAATGTACTTTTGTCCACGCTGATGGGCGGTCTGTCGGGAAGCAATCTGGCAGACGCTGCCATGGAGGCGAAGATGCTGGTGCCGGAGATGGAGCGCCACGGCTATTCCAAGCAGTTCTCTACTGTGGTGACAGCTATGTCATCCATGATTACACCCTTGATACCTCCGGGGATTGCCATGATTCTCTATGGTTCCATTGCCAATATTTCAATCGGTAAGCTGTTCATAGCAGGTATCGGTCCGGGCCTGCTCCTGTGTGTTGCCATGATGATACTGGTGCACTTTATCTCCAAAAAAAGAGGATATATGCCCATGCGCACAGATCGTCTGACCATGAAACAGGCAGCTCCTGAGATTGCCAGCGCTATCCTTCCTCTGTGCCTTCCCGTCATCATCATCGGCGGTATCCGTTTGGGAATTTTTACTCCGACGGAGGCAGGGGCGGTGGCCATTGTCTATTCCCTGGTGCTGGGCGTTGTGTACAAGGAGCTGAAGCTTAAGGACATCGGCACAGGCCTTAAGGAGACCGTGGCTACCACGGCGTCTATTATGCTGATTGTGGGCGGCGCTTCTGCCTTTGCCTGGATTCTGACCAGGGAGCAGATTCCCCAGCAGTTTACGGCGCTGGTGCTGGGAACCATCCACAATAAATACCTGTTCCTCTTTGTCATCATCCTGTTTCTCATCGTGGTGGGCATGTTTATTGAGGGAAATGCGGCCCTTATCGTGCTGGTTCCCCTTTTGGCCCCGGTGGCCGAGGCATACGGCATCGACCCCATCCATTTTGCTATGGTCTATATATTCACAATGGCCTGCGGCGGCGTGACGCCTCCCATGGGAGCGCTGATATTTGTCACCTGCGGCATTACCAAGTGTAAAATAAAGGAGTTCATCAAGGAATCCATTCCGTTCTATGTCATGCTGTTTATCTGCATGATGCTGATGGCCTATGTGCCGGTGTTCTCCACAGGACTGGTAAACCTGTTCTATTAAAATAAGAGAATATGGGCAAGGAAGGCTGCCGAAGGGTTTATTCCCCGGCAGCCTTGGGTTTTTCCCGCTTATATTATCTTTTCTGTCTATTGGCGCGCTTTTCTGGTATAATTGGATTCAAATGAGACAGGGGCATTGGTATATGAGAAAGAAAATCATTGCGGCATGCCTTGCGGTGATGCTTGCATGCCTTTTATGGCTGGTAAAGGACAGGTGGTCCCTTCCGGCGGCACAGAATACAGAGCATGAGGGACTGAGAGTGGGGTTATCCCAGGCAGAACCTCTGACGCCCTGGAAAACAGCTCAGATTAAGAGCTTTAAGGAGGCGGCCAGGAGGAGAGGGGCGCAGCTGATTTACCATGCGCCGGAGGAGGAGAGCCTGGAGTGGCAGATTGAGGATATATATGGACTTCTGGATTCGGATATTGATTATCTTATCCTGATTCCCGGAGCCAGAAACGGCTATGACCAGGTACTGCTGGAGGCCAGGCAGAGGGGAGTGCCGGTGATACTGGCAGAACAGGATGTGGAGATGGAGCCGGAGTATGACCGGGAAGACTACATACTGGGCTATGTTGCTTCGGACTATTACGCGGAGGGAGAGCTTTGCGCGGATATCCTGGCCCGTCATTTCGGTATTGAGCCCTGCCATACCATGGTTATTCAGGGGGAAAAGTCCTCGGCCATGGATTGGGAACGGTATATGGGATTTATGCACGGTGTAAGGGAGCACTCCAACCTATACGTATCCAAGCGTGTGGAGAGCAGTGGGAACCGGCTCACGGCCCAGAAGGTGACCGAGTCCGTGATCGCGGACCAGGACGTTGTTTTTAACGCGGTATTTGCCCAGAGCGACGAGGACGGGCTGGGAGTTCTCCAAGCCCTTAAGCTGGCGGGAATGGAAACAGGCAAGGATGTGGTCATTGTGTCCATAGGCGGAATACAGGATGTGTTTAAGGCCATCATTGCCCGGGAATACCTGGCCACGGTAAAGAGCAGTCCGGAATACGGAGATGTGGTATTTGACATCATAAACAGGCACCAGAGGGGCGAAAAACCGGACCGGCAGACCATGGTGAGGCACCGGGAATATACCATGGATAACGCGGAGGAATTGTTTGAGGATGCATATTAGGGAAACCATAAAGGTTTATATGAATAAATGGACAGGCTTCAGGGC is a window of Enterocloster clostridioformis DNA encoding:
- a CDS encoding TRAP transporter small permease encodes the protein MKSDNKIGNLLRNADVLAACGALILLVGVTFFGVIMRYCLGDPFVWQEEVQLALIIWVVFLGGRYAFVCGNHAAIDVIVEMFPETLQKLLSVLIAAAAVIILCYVGYQGVRYIMQMVRYDRVTNILKIPYSLIYAPLPIGCLTMAVQVCLNTYRDLTGKGEEM
- a CDS encoding TRAP transporter large permease, whose translation is METSIILISTVVLLVLLFLKVPVFISILSGSMAYFFLTGGPFTKILGQRVLAGVESIPLLAIPFFICAGVFMNYSGVTKRVMGFCNVMTGRMTGGLAQVNVLLSTLMGGLSGSNLADAAMEAKMLVPEMERHGYSKQFSTVVTAMSSMITPLIPPGIAMILYGSIANISIGKLFIAGIGPGLLLCVAMMILVHFISKKRGYMPMRTDRLTMKQAAPEIASAILPLCLPVIIIGGIRLGIFTPTEAGAVAIVYSLVLGVVYKELKLKDIGTGLKETVATTASIMLIVGGASAFAWILTREQIPQQFTALVLGTIHNKYLFLFVIILFLIVVGMFIEGNAALIVLVPLLAPVAEAYGIDPIHFAMVYIFTMACGGVTPPMGALIFVTCGITKCKIKEFIKESIPFYVMLFICMMLMAYVPVFSTGLVNLFY
- a CDS encoding ABC transporter substrate-binding protein, translating into MRKKIIAACLAVMLACLLWLVKDRWSLPAAQNTEHEGLRVGLSQAEPLTPWKTAQIKSFKEAARRRGAQLIYHAPEEESLEWQIEDIYGLLDSDIDYLILIPGARNGYDQVLLEARQRGVPVILAEQDVEMEPEYDREDYILGYVASDYYAEGELCADILARHFGIEPCHTMVIQGEKSSAMDWERYMGFMHGVREHSNLYVSKRVESSGNRLTAQKVTESVIADQDVVFNAVFAQSDEDGLGVLQALKLAGMETGKDVVIVSIGGIQDVFKAIIAREYLATVKSSPEYGDVVFDIINRHQRGEKPDRQTMVRHREYTMDNAEELFEDAY